One window of Myxocyprinus asiaticus isolate MX2 ecotype Aquarium Trade chromosome 4, UBuf_Myxa_2, whole genome shotgun sequence genomic DNA carries:
- the ehmt1a gene encoding histone-lysine N-methyltransferase EHMT1a isoform X4: MAKSKKGMGGPADSPKKGRKTKSLGSAQKVGKQQTGSRKTTGPGFQLQSGQSSLKSLAGNSISGNCDTIQQVKQDAQTTQSSDNGNVTISSPAVIHGGDGSDPVSQRSSQQAAEQLIAVLPAPPRLAWKTMVRPAPAPTTLKIMNGEKSAYEKDMSQPTQQIRLPQELKDSPQSASKKKKRKMGLYNFVPKKKSKVSKKQNIPLSSNAQQEALHTAGFKGGQMSIEEAFKHRVDPESPVKQTSMVERVNAAVPIKNKEIEDVPEGGAEEYTELPLHALAHDNMFTAVPTGLPEDKENMEADDMLEPPLCSCRMETPKNQDVVILAEGKCMAVESVDGKLSLCRKVILKQEMMRPSLKIPLLVLCEDHRAGMVKHQSCPGCGFFCRAGTFMECQPDGNISHRFHRSCASLIRGQLYCPHCGEEASHAKDVTFPKPDSVSAVPTAAVPANKRDTALMERGKLDSVTVGCAIDPAKESLESVLNALEDGKYKKFKLPPKQLYFSAKRGELQRVLHMLVEGVDPNLRMESEKRKTPLHCAAEEGQKEICHILVQAGANLDMCDAEQRTPLMYACENNHLETVKYLLKAGASTGHKDLRGSTCLHMAARGGHTGVLQYLLSTASIDVNCKDDGGWAPLTWATENMRLEQVKLLISAGADVQMRDKEENICLHWAAFSGCDEIAQLLLEKRSDLHAVNIHGDSPLHIAVRQNQLDCVILFLSRGADVNLKNRDGETPLDCSNINSKMWIILNTNKKLTDARSGRDGQRERLLCRDISRGYEEVPVPCVNGVDHEPCPNNFKYVPENCFTSQHCSCKDDCASSSCICGQLSIRCWYDKDRRLLRDFCRDDPPFLFECNHACSCWRTCRNRVIQNGLRLRLQVFKTERMGWGVRALQDIPEGTFICEFAGEIISDGEANVRENDSYMFNLHNKVGEVYCIDAQFYGNVSRFMNHLCEPNLFPVRVFTKHQDLRFPRIALYASKPIQAGDELGFDYGDPYWHIKKKYFRCQCGSAQCRYSETVLGQNQAGSSIQTLSDQTAAQVEHIQSSNTTIAIMQP, from the exons ATGGCCAAGTCCAAGAAAG GTATGGGTGGACCTGCTGACTCTCCAAAGAAAGGGAGGAAGACCAAATCTCTCGGCTCTGCTCAAAAAGTTGGTAAACAACAGACAGGCAGCAGGAAGACCACAGGGCCTGGTTTTCAGTTACAATCTGGACAGTCATCCCTCAAGTCCCTAGCTGGAAACAGCATCTCAGGAAACTGTGACACTATCCAGCAAGTTAAACAAGATGCTCAAACAACGCAGAGCTCTGACAATGGTAACGTCACCATATCGTCACCTGCAGTCATACACGGAGGCGATGGCTCTGACCCAGTGTCCCAGAGAAGCTCACAGCAGGCTGCAGAGCAGTTGATAGCTGTGCTACCTGCTCCACCACGTTTGGCATGGAAAACCATGGTTAGACCAGCACCTGCTCCAACTACTCTGAAG ATAATGAACGGAGAGAAGAGTGCATATGAGAAAGACATGTCCCAACCCACACAGCAGATCAGGTTACCTCAGGAACTCAAAGATTCACCACAATCAG CCtccaaaaagaagaaaagaaagatggGGTTATATAACTTTGTCCCCAAGAAGAAATCTAAAGTGTCCAAGAAACAGAACATCCCGCTGTCCTCAAATGCACAG CAGGAGGCCTTGCATACAGCTGGATTCAAAGGTGGGCAGATGTCCATAGAGGAGGCATTCAAACACAGAGTCGATCCTGAGAGCCCAGTGAAACAGACTTCAATGGTAGAGAGAGTAAATGCAGCAGTACCGATCAAGAACAAAGAAATAGAGGACGTTCCAGAAGGCGGTGCTGAAGAATACACCGAACTGCCTCTACATGCTCTGGCTCATGATAACATGTTCACAGCAGTTCCCACAG GTTTGCCGGAGGATAAAGAGAACATGGAGGCTGATGACATGTTGGAACCTCCACTGTGTAGCTGTCGCATGGAGACACCTAAGAATCAAGATGTAGTGATTCTGGCTGAGGGCAAGTGCATGGCTGTGGAGAGTGTAGATGGAAAG CTTAGTTTATGTCGGAAGGTTATTCTGAAGCAGGAAATGATGCGTCCTTCTCTGAAGATCCCATTGCTTGTGCTGTGCGAGGATCATCGTGCGGGCATGGTGAAACACCAGAGCTGCCCAGGCTGTGGGTTCTTCTGCAGGGCT GGGACATTTATGGAATGTCAGCCAGATGGGAACATCTCTCACCGCTTTCACCGGAGCTGTGCCTCACTGATCAGAGGTCAGCTCTACTGTCCGCACTGTGGTGAGGAGGCTAGTCATGCTAAAGACGTCACGTTCCCCAAACCTGACTCTGTTAGTGCAGTGCCAACAGCGGCTGTGCCCGCAAACAAGAGAGACACCGCCTTAATGGA AAGGGGCAAACTGGACTCTGTTACTGTTGGCTGTGCAATAGACCCTGCTAAAGAATCACTGGAAAGTGTTCTGAATGCGCTGGAGGATGGCAA GTATAAGAAGTTCAAGCTACCCCCGAAGCAGCTTTATTTCTCTGCTAAGAGAGGAGAGCTCCAGAGGGTTTTGCATATGCTGG TAGAAGGCGTGGACCCAAACCTGCGGATGGAGAGTGAAAAGAGGAAGACCCCCCTGCACTGTGCGGCTGAGGAGGGACAAAAGGAGATCTGCCATATACTAGTGCAG GCTGGTGCAAACCTGGACATGTGTGATGCGGAGCAGAGAACTCCTCTGATGTATGCCTGTGAGAACAATCATCTAGAAACCGTAAAATACTTGCTGAAAGCTGGAGCTTCTACTGGACATAAG GATTTGAGAGGCTCCACATGTCTTCACATGGCAGCAAGAGGGGGACATACAGGTGTGCTGCAGTATCTCCTCTCCACTGCCTCTATAGATGTCAACTGTAAG GATGATGGCGGGTGGGCTCCCCTCACCTGGGCAACAGAGAACATGCGACTAGAGCAGGTGAAGCTGCTGATCTCAGCAGGAGCTGATGTCCAAATGAGAGATAAG GAAGAGAATATCTGCCTTCACTGGGCAGCATTCTCTGGTTGTGATGAGATCGCTCAGCTCCTGCTTGAGAAGAGGTCTGACCTTCATGCTGTGAACATCCATGGAGACTCACCTCTCCACATCGCTGTTAGACAGAACCAGCTGGACTGTGTAAT ACTGTTTCTGTCCCGAGGAGCAGATGTAAATCTGAAGAACAGGGATGGCGAGACTCCGTTGGACTGCAGTAATATAAACTCCAAGATGTGGATAATCCTGAACACCAATAAGAAGTTAACTGATGCCAGGAGTGGAAGAGATGGCCAGAGAGAAAGGCTCCTCTGCAG AGATATATCTCGAGGCTATGAGGAGGTCCCTGTGCCGTGTGTGAATGGAGTGGACCATGAGCCCTGCCCCAACAACTTCAAATATGTTCCAGAGAACTGCTTTACCTCTCAA CACTGCAGTTGTAAAGATGACTGTGCTTCTAGCAGCTGTATCTGTGGCCAGCTCAGCATACGGTGTTGGTATGATAAG GATCGCAGATTGCTGAGAGATTTCTGCAGAGATGATCCACCCTTTCTGTTTGAGTGTAACCATGCCTGTTCTTGTTGGAGAACATGCCGGAATAGAGTGATACAGAATGGGCTTCG GTTGAGACTGCAGGTGTTTAAGACTGAGAGGATGGGCTGGGGAGTCAGAGCACTGCAGGATATTCCTGAGGGAACATTTATATGCGA GTTTGCTGGTGAAATAATTTCAGATGGAGAAGCTAATGTTCGGGAGAATGACTCGTACATGTTCAACTTGCATAATAAG GTTGGAGAGGTCTACTGCATAGATGCCCAATTTTATGGTAACGTTAGTAGGTTTATGAATCATCTTTGTGAACCCAATTTATTTCCTGTACGCGTGTTCACCAAACACCAGGACCTGCGCTTTCCTCGAATTGCACTCTATGCCAGCAAGCCTATTCAAGCTGGAGACGAGTTAGG GTTTGACTATGGAGATCCCTACTGGCATATCAAGAAAAAGTACTTCCGCTGTCAGTGTGGTTCTGCACAATGTAGATACTCTGAGACTGTTCTGGGCCAGAACCAGGCAGGCAGCTCTATCCAAACCCTCAGTGATCAGACCGCTGCTCAGGTGGAACACATCCAGTCATCTAACACGACTATAGCAATAATGCAACCCTGA